The following coding sequences lie in one Arachis stenosperma cultivar V10309 chromosome 5, arast.V10309.gnm1.PFL2, whole genome shotgun sequence genomic window:
- the LOC130982340 gene encoding pyruvate dehydrogenase E1 component subunit alpha, mitochondrial has translation MALSRIASSSHASNLLKPLSAALSIRRLISSDSTDPLTIETSLPFISHKCDAPPRAVDTSASELFSFFRDMATMRRMEIAADSLYKAKLIRGFCHLYDGQEAVAIGMEAAITKKDAIITAYRDHCTFIGRGGTLLEVFGELMGRICGGSKGKGGSMHFYRKQTNFFGGHGIVGAQIPLGCGLAFAQRYSKEENVTFTLYGDGAANQGQLFEALNMAALWDLPAILVCENNHYGMGTAEWRAAKNPAYYKRGDYVPGLKVDGMDVLAVKQACKFAKENALKNGPLILEMDTYRYHGHSMSDPGSTYRTRDEISGVRQERDPIERVRKLLLAHDIASEKELKDIEKQVRKDVDDAIAKAKECPMPDPSELFTNVYVKGLGVESFGADRKEVRATLP, from the exons ATGGCTCTGTCACGCATAGCATCATCATCTCATGCATCCAACCTCCTTAAACCCCTTTCCGCCGCCTTATCCATCCGCCGCCTTATCTCCTCCGACTCCACCGATCCCCTCACCATCGAAACCTCTCTTCCATTCATCTCCCATAAATGCGACGCGCCCCCACGCGCCGTCGATACCTCCGCCTCGGagctcttctccttcttccggGACATGGCCACCATGCGCCGCATGGAGATCGCCGCCGACTCACTCTACAAGGCCAAGCTCATCCGCGGCTTCTGCCACCTTTACGACGGTCAGGAGGCTGTGGCCATCGGCATGGAGGCCGCCATCACCAAGAAGGACGCCATCATCACCGCCTACCGCGACCACTGCACCTTTATTGGCCGCGGAGGCACGCTCCTCGAGGTCTTCGGCGAGCTCATGGGCCGCATCTGCGGCGGCTCCAAGGGCAAGGGCGGCTCCATGCACTTCTACCGCAAGCAGACCAATTTTTTCGGTGGCCATGGCATCGTCGGAGCTCAG ATTCCGCTTGGATGTGGGTTGGCGTTTGCTCAGAGGTACTCCAAGGAAGAGAATGTGACATTTACCTTGTATGGTGATGGTGCTGCCAACCAGGGCCAATTGTTTGAGGCGCTTAATATGGCAGCGCTTTGGGACCTACCTGCGATCTTGGTCTGCGAGAATAACCATT ATGGGATGGGAACAGCAGAGTGGAGGGCTGCTAAAAACCCTGCTTATTACAAGCGTGGAGATTATGTTCCTGGGTTGAAG GTTGATGGCATGGATGTTCTTGCTGTGAAACAAGCTTGCAAGTTTGCAAAGGAGAATGCTTTGAAAAATGGGCCCCTT ATTCTTGAAATGGACACCTATAGATACCACGGGCACTCTATGTCTGATCCTGGTAGCACATACCGTACACGTGATGAGATTTCCGGTGTGAGACAG GAGCGTGATCCAATTGAGAGAGTAAGGAAGCTATTATTGGCTCATGACATTGCTTCTGAGAAGGAGCTAAAG GACATCGAGAAACAAGTCAGAAAAGATGTCGATGATGCCATCGCTAAAGCAAAg GAATGCCCAATGCCAGACCCATCTGAACTATTTACCAATGTATATGTTAAGGGTTTAGGAGTTGAG TCATTTGGTGCTGATAGGAAAGAAGTGAGAGCTACTTTGCCGTGA